The proteins below are encoded in one region of Brachionichthys hirsutus isolate HB-005 chromosome 12, CSIRO-AGI_Bhir_v1, whole genome shotgun sequence:
- the LOC137902429 gene encoding TBC1 domain family member 8, producing the protein MWLNPEEVLLKNALKLWVTERSNDFFLLQRRRGHGEPTGRITGLLVGALDTVLDSNARVTPFRILLQIPGSQMSWVIASGVALEEVNKHWDWLLHNLLQSLSVFENKEDAASFVKGKVKGLIAEEVRGRQAAQEDDPERFREALLKFELHFGLPPSERLVTFYSCCCWKGRVPRQGFLFLSINHLSFYSFLLGKEVKFVIPWAEITRLERVATSLMTEAIRVSTRQRQRDFSMFLNLDEVFGVIGQLADIALRRLLDSEGLELDRVLQQPARITKRILEEQALREYVLALFRLPRAEKLHEVAPCAVWTPHARCHTGGTLYATGSYLCFSSRDEGHCLLLLPLSEILSIEKAESTSLLPNPVIVSVRTKKAFQLIELPDRDQLVESLNARLRALQWKRSVFRGRTDGKRSMSAPTPYYTFYYDGGHSDEEEIEEQVLRNTVNSEALMTAFHLNRPGTDGDESVEQAKEQLWEEHFSEFGRGVHMFRTEKTQRLVAMGIPESLRGELWMTLSDASSELESHRGYYAALVQKAMGQSSLATEEIERDLHRSLPDHPAFQNPTGIAALRRVLTAYAHRNPKIGYCQSMNILASVLLLYAKEEEAFWLLVAVCERMLPDYFNRRVIGAQVDQSVFEELIAERLPELAERIPDLSALSSVSLSWFLTLFLSVLPFRSAVCVVDCFFFHGIKAIFQLGLAVLGANAARLSSSTDDGQALMILTGFLDQVGGEESSRASSPPPAAPESSSDADDLAAGRTNITDLVNESYEKFGDLTVRQIERLRCGHRIRVLQAHEDNAKENALRVVTSDVSFSPEMLADVYDLFKTEHFISLYWGDRSSAAAAEVASWHHSSAGRSFLERLYRLDRPQFKSLYGLLVPWPAGSNEHADTLANRTFTLLDLERDNLVAFREFAGWLDTLYCGELNEKIRLLYRLHIPPALTQSEDDPSLMKSPLLSTSRPLYVNLPSDARGEGKDYQEQLKQMLQDLAKEKERDAEKPLPLMNQREFIQFCKTLYGMFHADPEESDLFQAIATVTSLVLQIGEAGHRAAPGAGREGSEDDEWTVSYAQILASLLTEQVLVNFFEKPLDLPAKMAEAKEKQYHQRAGLLMLQQGAR; encoded by the exons ATGTGGCTGAACCCGGAGGAAGTTTTGCTGAAAAACGCCCTGAAGCTGTGGGTGACGGAGAGGAGCAACGATTTCTTcctcctgcagaggaggagaggccaCGGGGAGCCGACAGGGAGGATCACAG GTCTTCTGGTCGGGGCACTGGACACGGTCCTGGACTCCAACGCCAGGGTCACACCGTTCCGGATTCTCCTCCAGATTCCCGGCTCCCAGATGAGCTGGGTGATCGCCAGTG GAGTTGCTCTGGAGGAGGTGAACAAGCACTGGGACTGGCTGCTCCACAACCTGCTTCAGTCGCTGTCGGTGTTCGAGAACAAGGAGGACGCTGCCAGCTTCGTGAAAGGAAAAGTCAAG GGCCTCATTGCGGAGGAGGTCCGGGGTCGCCAGGCGGCCCAGGAAGACGACCCGGAGAGGTTCAGGGAGGCGCTGCTGAAGTTCGAGCTGCACTTCGGCCTCCCCCCGTCGGAGAGACTGGTGACGTTctactcctgctgctgctggaagggCCGGGTGCCCCGACAgggcttcctcttcctcagcatcaACCACCTGTCCTTCTACTCCTTCCTGCTGGGGAAGGAAG tCAAGTTCGTGATTCCGTGGGCGGAGATCACGCGGTTGGAGCGGGTCGCCACCAGCCTGATGACGGAGGCGATCCGGGTGAGCACCCGGCAGCGGCAGAGGGACTTCTCCATGTTCCTCAACCTGGACGAGGTGTTCGGGGTCATAGGTCAGCTGGCTGACATCGCCCTCAGGCGGCTGCTGGACAGCGAAGGTCTGGAGCTGGACCGGGTCCTGCAGCAGCCGGCGCGCATCACCAAGAG GATCCTGGAGGAGCAGGCGTTAAGGGAGTACGTCCTGGCTCTGTTCCGCCTCCCTCGGGCCGAGAAGCTCCACGAGGTGGCGCCCTGCGCCGTGTGGACGCCCCACGCCCGCTGCCACACGGGCGGGACGCTCTACGCCACCGGCTCGTACCTGTGCTTCTCCAGCCGGGACGAAGGCCACTGCCTCCTGCTCCTGCCGCTCTCCGAG ATTCTGTCCATCGAGAAAGCGGAGAGCACCAGCCTGCTTCCCAATCCCGTCATCGTGAGCGTCCGGACCAAGAAGGCGTTCCAGCTCATCGAGCTGCCGGACCGAGACCAGCTGGTCGAGAGCTTGAACGCCAGACTCCGAGCTCTGCAGTGGAAACGGTCCGTGTTCCGCGGCAGGACAGACGGCAAGAGGAGcatg AGCGCCCCGACGCCTTACTACACCTTTTACTACGACGGCGGGCACTCGGACGAGGAGGAGATCGAAGAGCAGGTCCTACGCAACACCGTCAACAGCGAGGCGCTGATGACGGCGTTCCACCTCAACCGGCCGGGAACCGACGGCGACGAG AGCGTGGAGCAGGCGAAGGAGCAGCTCTGGGAGGAACACTTCTCCGAGTTCGGCCGCGGCGTCCACATGTTCCGCACCGAGAAGACCCAAAGACTGGTTGCCATGGGGATCCCGGAGTCGCTGCGAGGGGAGCTATGGATGACGCTGTCCG ACGCGTCCTCGGAGCTGGAGTCCCACCGCGGGTATTACGCCGCCCTGGTGCAGAAGGCCATGGGCCAGAGCAGCCTGGCCACGGAGGAGATTGAGCGGGACCTCCACCGCTCCCTACCCGACCACCCCGCCTTTCAGAACCCCACCGGCATCGCGGCGCTGAGGCGCGTCCTCACCGCGTACGCCCACCGCAACCCCAAGATCGGCTACTGCCAG TCTATGAACATCCTGGCGTCGGTGCTGCTGCTCTAcgccaaagaagaagaagctttctGGCTGCTGGTGGCCGTCTGCGAGAGGATGCTGCCCGACTACTTCAACCGCAGGGTCATAG gaGCTCAGGTGGACCAGTCGGTGTTCGAGGAGCTGATCGCGGAGCGTCTGCCGGAGCTGGCCGAGCGCATTCCCGACCTCTCCgccctctcctccgtctccctctcGTGGTTCCTCACCCTCTTCCTCAGCGTCCTGCCGTTCCGCAGCGCCGTCTGCGTGGTCGACTGCTTCTTCTTCCACGGCATCAAAGCCATCTTCCAGTTGGGCCTGGCGGTGCTGGGGGCCAACGCCGCGCGGCTCTCCTCCAGCACGGACGACGGGCAGGCGCTGATGATTCTCACGGG GTTCCTGGACCAGGTCGGGGGTGAAGAGTCATCTCGCGCGTCCTCCCCCCCGCCCGCTGCGCCGGAGTCCAGCAGCGATGCCGACGACCTCGCCGCGGGACGCACAAACATCACCGACCTGGTCAACGAGTCCTACGAG AAATTCGGAGACCTGACGGTGAGGCAGATCGAGAGGCTTCGCTGTGGACACCGAATCCGAGTGTTGCAGGCTCATGAAGATAACGCCAAAGAAAACGCT TTGAGAGTCGTGACTTCAGACGTTTCCTTCTCTCCGGAGATGCTCGCCGACGTCTACGACCTCTTCAAG ACGGAGCACTTCATCAGCCTGTACTGGGGCGACCGcagctcggcggcggcggccgaggTGGCGTCCTGGCATCACAGCAGCGCCGGTCGGTCCTTCCTGGAGCGCCTGTACCGGCTCGACCGCCCCCAGTTCAAGAGCCTGTATGGGCTGCTGGTGCCGTGGCCCGCCGGGTCCAACGAGCACGCCGACACGCTGGCCAACCGCACCTTCACCCTACTGGACCTGGAGCGCGACAACCTGGTCGCCTTCCGAGAGTTTGCCGGTTGGCTTG ATACTCTGTACTGCGGAGAGCTGAACGAGAAAATCCGGCTGCTGTACCGTCTCCACATCCCACCAG CTCTGACCCAAAGTGAAGATGACCCCTCTCTGATGAAGAGCCCCCTGCTGTCCACAAGCAGACCGCTATATGTTAACCTGCCCTCTG ACGCTCGGGGGGAGGGGAAGGACTACcaggagcagctgaagcagatgctgcaggatctgGCCAAGGAGAAGGAGCGCGACGCGGAGAAGCCTCTGCCACTCATGAACCAG cGCGAGTTCATCCAGTTCTGCAAGACGCTCTACGGCATGTTCCACGCTGACCCGGAGGAAAGCGACCTTTTCCAGGCCATCGCCACGGTGACCAGCCTCGTGCTGCAGATCGGCGAGGCGGGACACCGAGCGGCGCCGGGAGCGGGCCGGGAGGGTTCAGAGGACGACGAGTGGACGGTCAGCTACGCTCAGATCCTGGCGTCCCTGCTGACCGAGCAGGTGCTGGTGAACTTCTTCGAGAAGCCGCTCGACCTGCCTGCCAAAATGGCAGAGGCCAAGGAGAAGCAGTACCACCAGCGAGCCGGgttgctgatgctgcagcaagGGGCCAGATGA
- the pdcl3 gene encoding phosducin-like protein 3, with product MQDPNEDTEWNDILRKKGILPPKEVPKDDEEEELALQRQSVVKTYEDMTLEELDENEDEFGEEDEAAIEMYRQKRLAEWKTSQMKAVFREVVEISGQDYIKEVNKAGDGIWVVLHLYKQGIPLCALINQHLSALARKFPQTKFLKSISNTCIPNYPDHNLPTIFVYLEGDMKAQFIGPLVFGGMNLKAEELEWRLSESGAVKTDLEENPRKQIEDKLMSSIRSSLPTQNDSDSEGEDCYL from the exons ATGCAG GACCCAAATGAAGACACAGAGTGGAACGATATCCTCAGGAAGAAAGGCATTCTACCTCCCAAAGAAGTGCCTAAagatgacgaagaggaggagctggcccTTCAGCGGCAGTCTGTCG TTAAAACGTACGAGGACATGACGCTGGAAGAACTGGACGAGAATGAAGATGAGTtcggtgaggaagacgaggctgcCATTGAGATGTACAg ACAGAAGCGTCTCGCCGAGTGGAAGACATCCCAGATGAAGGCGGTGTTCCGGGAGGTCGTGGAGATCTCAGGGCAGGACTACATCAAGGAGGTCAACAAGGCCGGAGACGGAATCTGGGTGGTGCTGCACCTCTACAAACAAGG CATCCCCCTGTGCGCCCTCATCAACCAGCACCTGAGCGCCCTGGCCAGGAAGTTCCCCCAGACGAAGTTCCTCAAGTCCATCTCCAACACCTGCATCCCCAACTACCCCGACCACAACCTGCCCACCATCTTCGTCTACCTTGAGGGAGACATGAAGGCGCAGTTTATCGGCCCGTTGGTTTTCGGGGGCATGAACCTCAAAGCTGAAG AGCTGGAGTGGAGGCTGTCGGAGAGCGGCGCGGTGAAGACGGACCTGGAGGAGAACCCCAGGAAGCAAATCGAAGACAAGCTCATGTCATCGATCCGATCTTCGCTCCCTACGCAAAACGACAGCGACTCGGAAGGAGAGGACTGTTATTTATGa
- the nms gene encoding neuromedin-S, protein MTFPSVRHVCLLCLFCFLGPWSAADTSPVSQCGDGARKSQTDFVFRLQARDVQAEDASDDLWKDQNEDQIQNVFKRFLFHYSKARDSVGTLQRELGRGKNKLLSYSVHPLMRLSPKLSQTRNKKLVLLVRIYISTEDISVLETRFKRNFL, encoded by the exons aTGACTTTTCCAAGCGTGCGACACGTTTGTCTTCTGTGCTTGTTCTGCTTCCTCGGACCTTGGAGCGCAGCAG ATACCAGCCCTGTCAGCCAGTGTGGAG ATGGAGCACGAAAATCACAGACGGATTTTGTGTTTCGTTTGCAGGCGCGAGACGTTCAGGCTGAGGATGCGAGTGATGATTTGTGGAAAGACCAGAATGAG GACCAAATCCAGAACGTCTTCAAAAGA TTCCTGTTTCATTATTCCAAAGCACGGGACTCAGTGGGAACTCTGCAGCGTGAGCTGGGCCGAGGGAAAAACAAACTTCTG TCCTACTCGGTTCATCCTCTGATGAGGCTTTCCCCTAAACTCTCCCAGACGCGGAACAAGAAGTTGGTACTTTTGGTAAGGATCTACATTTCTACGGAAGATATTTCCGTCCTAGAAACTAGATTTAAAAGGAACTTCCTTTAG